In the Spirochaetales bacterium genome, one interval contains:
- a CDS encoding protein-L-isoaspartate(D-aspartate) O-methyltransferase produces the protein MVETQIKSRGIYDEKICSVMKKIPRYLFISGASKQKAYGDHPVSIGQGQTISQPYIVALMTQLLDIRTWDRVLEIGTGSGYQTAILAEIAREVYTIERVPSLFKRAMMVLQAMEYKNIQARISDGSEGWAEEAPFDRIIITAAAPTIPENLIRQLTDNGIMVVPIGDYRSYQVLTVIRRIGHSFETKESIGCRFVPLIGKYAFEP, from the coding sequence ATGGTAGAGACCCAGATAAAATCACGTGGAATTTATGACGAAAAAATATGTTCTGTCATGAAAAAAATACCCAGGTATCTTTTTATATCGGGGGCTTCCAAACAGAAAGCATACGGTGATCACCCTGTATCAATCGGTCAGGGGCAGACGATTTCACAACCGTATATTGTCGCGTTGATGACACAACTTCTGGATATCCGGACCTGGGACAGGGTGCTGGAAATCGGAACGGGGAGCGGCTATCAGACAGCGATTCTAGCGGAGATTGCCCGGGAGGTGTATACGATAGAAAGAGTACCGTCACTCTTTAAGAGGGCGATGATGGTACTCCAGGCAATGGAATATAAAAATATACAAGCGCGTATCAGTGACGGCTCCGAAGGGTGGGCCGAGGAGGCCCCTTTTGACAGGATTATCATTACTGCGGCCGCTCCGACGATACCGGAAAATCTGATCAGGCAGCTTACCGATAACGGCATCATGGTTGTCCCGATCGGCGACTATAGAAGCTACCAGGTGTTGACGGTTATCAGGAGAATCGGTCATTCATTTGAAACAAAGGAAAGTATCGGGTGCAGATTTGTCC